Proteins encoded together in one Opisthocomus hoazin isolate bOpiHoa1 chromosome 27, bOpiHoa1.hap1, whole genome shotgun sequence window:
- the LSM7 gene encoding U6 snRNA-associated Sm-like protein LSm7 isoform X2 encodes MASGGGGGGGASKMDKEKKKKESILDLSKYIDKTIRVKFQGGREASGVLKGFDPLLNLVLDGTIEYMRDPDDQYKLTEDTRQLGLVVCRGTSVVLICPQDGMEAIPNPFIQQQDG; translated from the exons atggcgagcggcggcggcggtggtggcGGCGCCAGCAAGATG GataaggagaagaagaagaaggagagtATCTTGGACCTCTCCAAGTACATCGACAAAACCATCCGGGTGAAGTTCCAGGGTGGGAGAGAAG CAAGTGGTGTCTTGAAAGGATTTGACCCTCTTCTGAACCTTGTGCTTGATGGTACCATTGAATATATGCGAG ATCCAGATGATCAATACAAATTAACAGAAGACACACGTCAGCTGGGACTTGTGGTCTGCAGAGGGACTTCTGTGGTTCTTATTTGTCCGCAGGACGGAATGGAAGCTATTCCAAACCCTTTCATCCAGCAGCAAGATGGGTAG
- the LSM7 gene encoding U6 snRNA-associated Sm-like protein LSm7 isoform X1, whose translation MASGGGGGGGASKMVDKEKKKKESILDLSKYIDKTIRVKFQGGREASGVLKGFDPLLNLVLDGTIEYMRDPDDQYKLTEDTRQLGLVVCRGTSVVLICPQDGMEAIPNPFIQQQDG comes from the exons atggcgagcggcggcggcggtggtggcGGCGCCAGCAAGATGGTG GataaggagaagaagaagaaggagagtATCTTGGACCTCTCCAAGTACATCGACAAAACCATCCGGGTGAAGTTCCAGGGTGGGAGAGAAG CAAGTGGTGTCTTGAAAGGATTTGACCCTCTTCTGAACCTTGTGCTTGATGGTACCATTGAATATATGCGAG ATCCAGATGATCAATACAAATTAACAGAAGACACACGTCAGCTGGGACTTGTGGTCTGCAGAGGGACTTCTGTGGTTCTTATTTGTCCGCAGGACGGAATGGAAGCTATTCCAAACCCTTTCATCCAGCAGCAAGATGGGTAG
- the LOC104330525 gene encoding kelch-like protein 23 — protein sequence MEPAEEPEELGAQTEVIADTVLEVGERLFQVSRRVLSVHSRYFEAMFFGGARESSESHIVIRGIDAVPFQALLEFTRTAQVLIGQENVTSLLETADFFQFDRVKLLCEKFLERELHVSNCLGLMTYSQQFGFRELYASAMNVALTHWGDVICQEEFKALPKEMLMQLLKSDDLFVSREDVVFDSIMRWIMEDPATREDDFLDLVGEVRVAFLSLSFLDILVKRSKRPAETDTFSRLIKKLDSCPPPSWQNTELCPYAGRSYDTLYVLGGKHDKKQQELFLFQPKTGTWQACSPLQRRNLTQYAVAAVGSFLFVTGGYFRDEFVWYSVDWVLIYNCLDNSWLEGPAMKKSRNSHCAVGAGLYLYVLGGSTDEGIIPAVERMSLVESEWESMSPMAQPVERGDAVSMGTRIYVVCGLDENGHVYDGVQRLNTETDSWDVISFSPLPRYDLCITSLNGALYTIGGGALRFDVETDEWSQVDEECLTQKFFMGCSTVNGRIYLLGQRKGNSALPVVVLFDPYVDMCEVVDYKLPCPLPIHGCVSVRRFDTRA from the exons ATGGAGCCTGCAGAGGAaccagaggagctgggagctCAGACAGAAGTGATTGCAGACACAGTTCTTGAGGTTGGAGAGAGACTCTTTCAGGTCAGCCGTAGGGTGCTTTCCGTACACAGTCGTTATTTTGAAGCCATGTTTTTTGGGGGAGCAAGAGAGAGCTCGGAAAGCCACATAGTGATCAGAGGGATCGATGCAGTCCCTTTCCAGGCGCTCCTCGAGTTCACACGCACAGCCCAAGTGCTTATAGGTCAAGAAAACGTGACCAGCTTACTGGAAACAGCTGATTTCTTCCAGTTTGACAGGGTGAAGCTGTTGTGTGAGAAATTTCTGGAGAGGGAGCTGCATGTTTCCAACTGCCTGGGCCTGATGACCTACTCGCAGCAGTTTGGCTTTAGAGAGCTGTATGCGTCTGCTATGAACGTGGCTCTCACTCACTGGGGGGATGTGATTTGCCAGGAAGAATTTAAGGCACTACCCAAAGAAATGCTGATGCAGCTCCTGAAAAGTGACGACCTCTTTGTTTCGCGAGAAGATGTGGTGTTTGACAGCATTATGAGGTGGATAATGGAGGACCCAGCAACGAGAGAAGACGACTTTTTGGATTTGGTGGGCGAAGTCAGGGTCGCTTTTCTGAGTTTGTCCTTCCTTGACATCTTGGTGAAACGCAGCAAGCGCCCTGCAGAGACCGATACCTTCTCCAGACTAATAAAGAAGTTAGACAGCTGTCCTCCTCCCAGCTGGCAAAATACGGAACTGTGTCCTTACGCTGGTCGGAGCTATGACACCTTATATGTCCTGGGAGGAAAGCACGACAAGAAACAGCAAGAATTATTTCTCTTTCAACCTAAAACAGGGACCTGGCAGGCTTGTTCTCCACTGCAGCGCAGGAACCTCACCCAGTATGCAGTGGCAGCAGTAG GGAGCTTCCTTTTTGTGACAGGAGGATACTTCCGGGATGAGTTTGTGTGGTACAGCGTGGATTGGGTGCTCATCTATAATTGCTTGGACAATAGCTGGCTGGAAGGGCCTGCCATGAAGAAGTCCCGCAACAGCCATTGTGCGGTAGGAGCAGGGCTCTACCTTTATGTGCTTGGAGGGAGCACGGATGAAGGGATAATCCCAGCAGTGGAGCGCATGTCTTTGGTGGAGTCGGAATGGGAAAGCATGAGTCCTATGGCTcagcctgtggagagaggagatgCGGTCAGCATGGGAACCAGGATCTATGTGGTCTGTGGCCTGGATGAAAATGGACATGTATATGATGGAGTGCAAAGGCTGAACACGGAGACGGACAGCTGGGATGTCATCTCCTTCTCCCCACTTCCCAG GTATGACCTCTGCATCACGTCACTGAATGGTGCTCTGTACACCATAGGAGGGGGAGCTCTGCGATTTGACGTGGAGACAGACGAATGGTCCCAGGTGGATGAGGAATGCTTGACCCAGAAGTTCTTCATGGGATGCAGCACTGTGAATGGACGAATTTATCTCCTTGGACAGAGGAAGGGCAACAGTGCCCTCCCCGTCGTAGTCCTCTTTGATCCCTACGTTGATATGTGCGAGGTCGTAGATTACAAACTCCCTTGCCCACTTCCTATTCATGGGTGTGTTTCTGTGCGAAGATTCGATACACGGGCGTGA